A single window of Lonchura striata isolate bLonStr1 chromosome 20, bLonStr1.mat, whole genome shotgun sequence DNA harbors:
- the LYRM9 gene encoding LYR motif-containing protein 9 isoform X2, producing MSPLPEAQLVRSSLQLYRYLLRCCRRLPPGPVQQHYRHAIRQSFKVHADEDDPERIQQIIKRAIEDADWVMNKYKNQK from the exons ATGTCCCCGCTGCCGGAGGCGCAGCTGGTGCGCAGCTCGCTGCAGCTGTACCGGTACCTGCtgcgctgctgccgccgcctgCCCCCGGGCCCCGTCCAGCAGCACTACAGACACGCCATCCGGCAG AGTTTCAAAGTCCATGCTGATGAAGATGATCCTGAGCGAATACAGCAGATCATTAAGAGAGCCATTGAAGATGCTGACTGGGTAATGAATAAA tataaaaACCAGAAGTAG
- the LYRM9 gene encoding LYR motif-containing protein 9 isoform X1 has translation MMESRGPAMSPLPEAQLVRSSLQLYRYLLRCCRRLPPGPVQQHYRHAIRQSFKVHADEDDPERIQQIIKRAIEDADWVMNKYKNQK, from the exons ATGATGGAg AGCCGCGGCCCGGCCATGTCCCCGCTGCCGGAGGCGCAGCTGGTGCGCAGCTCGCTGCAGCTGTACCGGTACCTGCtgcgctgctgccgccgcctgCCCCCGGGCCCCGTCCAGCAGCACTACAGACACGCCATCCGGCAG AGTTTCAAAGTCCATGCTGATGAAGATGATCCTGAGCGAATACAGCAGATCATTAAGAGAGCCATTGAAGATGCTGACTGGGTAATGAATAAA tataaaaACCAGAAGTAG